Proteins encoded in a region of the Raphanus sativus cultivar WK10039 chromosome 8, ASM80110v3, whole genome shotgun sequence genome:
- the LOC108820968 gene encoding classical arabinogalactan protein 3-like, with protein sequence MAALKTLQALIFLGILATSCTAQAPAPAPIMLFPPVESPSPVITPTAEPPSPVPVASPPVMVTEPTPAPATPPTVSSPTKSPKTSPVASPPKPEGMVPSPSVPTPTPTPSPTPAPEGPIADSALTNKAFLVSTVIAGALYAVVLA encoded by the coding sequence ATGGCAGCTCTTAAGACATTGCAAGCTCTGATCTTTCTTGGTATATTGGCCACGTCCTGTACCGCTCAAGCTCCGGCTCCAGCACCCATTATGCTTTTCCCACCCGTAGAGTCTCCTTCTCCTGTTATTACACCAACCGCTGAGCCACCGTCTCCGGTACCGGTTGCTTCACCACCGGTTATGGTAACCGAGCCAACTCCAGCTCCGGCTACTCCTCCCACCGTCTCATCACCGACAAAGTCTCCTAAAACTTCTCCTGTCGCCTCTCCTCCAAAACCAGAAGGTATGGTTCCAAGCCCATCAGTCCCAACACCAACACCAACTCCATCACCAACTCCGGCTCCTGAAGGACCAATTGCTGACTCAGCATTGACTAACAAAGCTTTCCTTGTCAGCACCGTCATTGCCGGAGCCTTGTACGCCGTCGTTTTGGCTTAA
- the LOC108821348 gene encoding uncharacterized protein LOC108821348 encodes MDQQKEERRLLLSKEEERIRDELEMEIERNLEGEFKDGIYNLALKLRRLYEQRREREESLDVSMRKSKRVLEVNISIKMEGDTKIEITERKKEVDNDKMKKAENLVNRKKCEAGEHKTRKEKLKNPTRAQELRWKW; translated from the exons ATGGACCAACAGAAG GAGGAGAGAAGACTCTTATTGtccaaagaagaagagaggattcGTGATGAGCTTGAAATGGAAATAGAAAGAAATTTGGAAGGAGAGTTCAAGGATGGGATCTACAATCTGGCTCTCAAGCTGCGCAGGCTGTATGAACAAAGAAGGGAAAGAGAAGAGTCGTTGGATGTTTCCATGAGAAAGAGCAAGAGAGTATTGGAAGTGAACATAAGCATAAAGATGGAAGGAGATACCAAGATTGAAATCACTGAGAGGAAGAAGGAAGTAGACAATGACAAGATGAAAAAAGCAGAGAATCTGGTTAACAGAAAGAAGTGTGAAGCTGGTGAACATAAAACAAGAAAGGAGAAGTTGAAGAATCCAACAAGGGCTCAAGAACTTAGATGGAAATGGTAA